In Campylobacter vicugnae, a genomic segment contains:
- a CDS encoding 4Fe-4S dicluster domain-containing protein, whose amino-acid sequence MNRRNFLKFTLITSATPLLADQEISRQNSQMMSIIDLDLCDGCEGFEVPKCISACKAHNKDKFPDPKKPIMNYWPQKKYEDYSDKKDIIDRLTPYNWTYVQKIEINGKKINIPRRCMHCDNPPCQKLCPFGVISKDKYGAVDIDKDFCFGGAKCRDACPWQIPQRQAGVGLYLNIAPKLAGGGVMYKCDMCKDLLNKGDKPACQNQCPKKAIKFAPKNEIMSIVNKENRHIYGLKENGGTSTIYLSSVDFESINEAITKKYENLSNKIGRPHMARVDSPLQKSENLAMAVMITPLAAIGAATISAIKWNKKDK is encoded by the coding sequence ATGAATAGGCGTAATTTTTTAAAATTTACCCTTATAACTAGTGCTACACCACTTTTAGCCGATCAAGAAATATCAAGGCAGAATTCTCAAATGATGAGTATAATAGATCTTGATTTATGCGATGGGTGCGAAGGTTTTGAAGTGCCAAAATGTATAAGCGCTTGCAAAGCACATAATAAAGATAAATTCCCAGATCCTAAAAAGCCTATAATGAATTATTGGCCTCAAAAAAAATATGAAGATTATAGTGATAAAAAAGATATTATAGATAGATTAACCCCATATAATTGGACATATGTTCAAAAGATAGAGATAAATGGTAAAAAGATAAATATACCAAGACGCTGTATGCATTGCGATAACCCTCCATGCCAAAAATTATGCCCTTTTGGCGTTATAAGCAAAGATAAATATGGAGCTGTAGATATTGATAAGGATTTTTGCTTTGGCGGTGCTAAATGTAGAGATGCTTGTCCGTGGCAGATACCGCAGCGTCAAGCTGGAGTTGGATTATATTTAAATATAGCACCAAAATTAGCAGGTGGCGGTGTAATGTATAAATGCGATATGTGTAAAGATCTGCTAAATAAAGGCGATAAGCCAGCATGTCAAAATCAATGCCCAAAAAAAGCTATAAAATTTGCTCCAAAAAATGAGATAATGAGTATAGTAAATAAAGAAAACAGGCATATATATGGATTAAAAGAAAATGGTGGAACATCTACAATATATTTAAGTAGTGTAGATTTTGAATCTATAAATGAAGCAATAACAAAAAAATATGAAAATTTATCAAATAAAATAGGCAGACCTCATATGGCTAGAGTAGATAGTCCATTACAAAAGAGCGAAAATTTAGCTATGGCTGTAATGATTACTCCACTAGCTGCAATAGGTGCTGCAACTATATCTGCTATAAAATGGAATAAAAAGGATAAATAA